In Raphanus sativus cultivar WK10039 chromosome 5, ASM80110v3, whole genome shotgun sequence, the following proteins share a genomic window:
- the LOC108861271 gene encoding O-fucosyltransferase 23, with product MNYPLSYKNLRLVSKSIAFKCLVLVGIALFYKALFLSSSPRNVLLTRARHTSDSSSTDGVRTDKFLEVPQIVWGLNNQKIAFARACLTARTMNRTLLMPSLSASLFYKEVDKLLPIPFDKVFQFERFNSLCSGFVRLARFSDVRNRTQVFELEKGSGRRWTVERDLEQLKQSVSRDEFEVIRVKGKNPFLWHDHWAVKDYAKVFECMVVVDEISREADKVVMKIREAGENAARGQGPVPFVAVHMRIEIDWMIHCKKLEQRQKVSEICSSKREIMERVGNISGLKTPTVLYLAVADSLLEEKEEESSVLKGWREGLIPFEKKKLGVKEEVYGKYSYLIQSAIDYEVCLRADVFVGNSFSTFSSLIVLERTQKARRLGFVSSCEDGGNVWSSYAYNLAGESEGVPRRWMTNMTHSSLQAISYGSNSVSCSSE from the coding sequence ATGAATTATCCTTTGAGTTACAAGAATCTGAGACTCGTTTCAAAATCCATCGCTTTCAAATGTCTTGTACTCGTTGGTATTGCTCTGTTCTACAAAGCTCTgtttctctcttcctctcccaGAAACGTTCTCTTGACTCGAGCTCGTCACACCTCAGATTCCTCCTCAACCGATGGAGTCAGGACAGATAAGTTTCTCGAGGTTCCTCAGATCGTATGGGGACTGAACAATCAGAAGATAGCTTTCGCCAGAGCTTGCTTGACTGCGAGAACCATGAACAGAACGCTTCTCATGCCTAGCTTGAGCGCTTCCTTGTTCTACAAGGAAGTAGACAAGCTTCTTCCGATTCCGTTTGATAAAGTGTTTCAGTTCGAAAGGTTCAACTCTCTGTGCAGTGGGTTTGTGAGGCTAGCTCGGTTCTCTGACGTTAGAAACAGAACACAAGTGTTTGAGTTAGAGAAAGGTAGTGGAAGAAGATGGACAGTGGAGAGAGACTTGGAACAGTTGAAACAATCTGTATCTAGGGATGAGTTTGAAGTGATCCGTGTCAAAGGGAAGAACCCCTTCTTGTGGCATGATCATTGGGCTGTTAAGGATTATGCTAAGGTCTTTGAGTGTATGGTTGTGGTTGATGAGATCTCAAGAGAAGCAGACAAAGTTGTGATGAAAATCAGAGAAGCAGGGGAGAATGCAGCAAGAGGACAGGGTCCTGTTCCTTTTGTTGCGGTTCATATGAGGATAGAGATAGATTGGATGATACATTGTAAGAAGCTAGAGCAGAGGCAAAAAGTTTCAGAGATTTGTAGTAGTAAAAGGGAGATTATGGAGAGAGTAGGGAACATTTCAGGTTTAAAGACTCCCACAGTTCTTTACCTAGCAGTAGCTGATAGCCTCttagaagagaaagaagaagaatcatcgGTTTTAAAGGGTTGGAGGGAAGGGTTGATACCttttgagaagaagaagcttgggGTTAaagaagaggtttatggaaagTATTCGTATTTGATTCAGTCTGCTATAGATTACGAGGTGTGTCTAAGAGCGGATGTGTTTGTTGGTAATAGCTTTTCGACTTTCTCTAGTCTTATTGTTCTTGAGAGGACGCAGAAGGCGAGAAGGTTAGGGTTTGTGAGTTCTTGTGAAGATGGTGGAAACGTGTGGAGTTCGTATGCATATAACCTGGCTGGAGAATCAGAGGGAGTTCCAAGGAGATGGATGACGAATATGACTCATTCTAGCTTGCAAGCTATTAGCTATGGCTCAAACTCTGTTTCTTGTTCAAGTGAGTGA
- the LOC108857619 gene encoding microtubule-binding protein TANGLED, whose translation MVARTPQKQRKVAMVVAPPLNSELLRETINKVDKCMERLQELQYTIAGGNKVVSGVNLSPRSTRTYLKTSLRCKQETLRIKNATNKKSPIGKFPASSPGDWRKMSLPAMLLGETVNEILQASQVTRDIVDALAPKKCRKSRRLTMPEEEEEEEEDDPKTPETHQKSREQNPETVSSNIKARRKKEKQNKRSEPTSPRARSRIVFKIVSPHKTAEKVQHLANRVSPKHRPWVKKAVLFPNPLFISGSSTQQAKFSRTMSPVIARSSDLTSSKNTKKETPHKFLIKSPSKSPTKFQVRIKSPPKVSVSPNRNGSNLGRKSPTRSASLGKKSPPKLSAAGKLRRSFTPTRNGNNVARKSSISPKRVTLQAFISPARNGDLGKKSPKASISPNKKTQKLSTAAKLRRSFSPSRLAMRLVSPMKSRKSVGRCDDGGMGGMMVSGLRQRPVIVPKRFSMGRIS comes from the exons ATGGTTGCTAGAACCCCACAAAAGCAGAGGAAAGTGGCGATGGTGGTGGCGCCTCCTCTCAACTCAGAACTTCTCAGAGAAACAATCAACAAG GTTGATAAATGTATGGAAAGACTGCAAGAGCTGCAATACACAATAGCAGGAGGAAACAAAGTTGTCTCTGGTGTGAACCTTAGCCCTAGAAGCACTAGAACTTACTTGAAGACTAGTCTTAGATGCAAGCAAGAGACTTTAAG AATTAAAAATGCTACTAACAAGAAATCTCCAATAGGAAAGTTTCCAGCTTCTTCACCAG GAGACTGGAGGAAAATGTCACTACCAGCAATGCTACTAGGAGAGACAGTGAACGAAATCTTACAAGCCTCGCAGGTCACCAGAGACATTGTAGATGCCCTTGCACCAAAGAAGTGTAGAAAGTCCAGAAGATTAACAAtgccagaagaagaagaagaagaagaagaagatgacccTAAAACACCTGAGACCCATCAGAAATCCAGGGAGCAAAACCCTGAAACTGTCAGCAGCAATATCAAAGCGAGAAGGAAGAAAGAGAAGCAGAACAAACGGTCAGAACCAACTTCTCCTAGGGCTCGTTCAAGAATAGTGTTCAAGATCGTCTCTCCACATAAAACAGCAGAGAAGGTTCAGCATTTGGCTAATAGGGTTTCACCAAAGCACAGACCTTGGGTTAAAAAAGCGGTTCTGTTTCCAAACCCTTTGTTTATTTCTGGTTCCTCCACGCAACAAGCTAAGTTCAGTAGAACAATGTCTCCAGTCATAGCGAGAAGCAGCGACCTAACCAGCAGCAAGAACACTAAGAAAGAGACGCCACACAAGTTCTTGATCAAGTCTCCTTCCAAATCACCGACGAAGTTTCAGGTCAGGATCAAGAGCCCGCCTAAAGTCTCTGTTTCTCCTAACAGAAACGGAAGTAACCTGGGTAGGAAGTCACCGACAAGAAGTGCTTCCTTGGGGAAGAAGTCTCCACCAAAGCTATCAGCTGCTGGGAAGCTCAGAAGATCATTTACTCCAACGAGAAACGGAAATAACGTGGCTCGCAAGTCGTCTATTTCTCCCAAAAGAGTCACCCTTCAAGCATTCATATCTCCGGCAAGAAACGGTGACTTAGGAAAGAAGTCACCTAAAGCTTCCATTTCTCCAAACAAGAAGACGCAGAAACTATCAACTGCAGCAAAGCTAAGGAGGTCATTTTCACCATCAAGACTAGCAATGAGGCTGGTGTCTCCAATGAAGAGCAGGAAAAGTGTAGGGAGGTGTGATGATGGTGGGATGGGAGGGATGATGGTGAGTGGCTTGAGACAGCGTCCGGTTATAGTTCCTAAGAGATTCTCGATGGGGAGAATCTCATAA
- the LOC108862114 gene encoding glucose and ribitol dehydrogenase homolog 2 — protein MASGFPPQKQEKQPGVQHAMDPTPQCFSPNYKPSNKLHGKVALVTGGDSGIGQAVCHFYALEGASVAFTYVKGREDKDADQTLRLLHEAKTREAKDPIMIAVDLGFEENCKRTVDEVVNAFGRIDVLVNCAAEQHEVSIEEIEEARLERVFRTNIFSQFFLVKYAVKHMKEGSSIINTTSVVAYKGSSSLLEYASTKGAIVSFTRALALQLASKGIRVNGVAPGPVWTPLITASFSEEAIKQFGSETPMKRAAQPVEVAPSYVFLACEHFSSYYTGQILHPNGGTIVNA, from the exons ATGGCTAGTGGGTTTCCGCCGCAGAAGCAAGAGAAACAACCAGGGGTACAACATGCTATGGATCCAACTCCTCAGTGCTTTAGCCCTAACTACAAACCATCCAACAAACTCCAT GGAAAAGTGGCGCTAGTGACCGGAGGAGACTCAGGGATAGGTCAAGCAGTGTGTCACTTCTACGCGCTTGAAGGAGCGAGCGTGGCCTTCACGTACGTGAAAGGCCGAGAGGACAAAGACGCAGACCAAACGCTGCGTCTGCTTCACGAGGCTAAGACGAGGGAAGCTAAAGACCCGATCATGATCGCCGTGGATCTAGGGTTCGAAGAGAACTGCAAGAGGACCGTTGACGAAGTTGTCAACGCCTTTGGACGCATCGATGTGCTTGTGAACTGCGCAGCTGAGCAGCACGAGGTTTCCATTGAGGAGATCGAGGAGGCTAGGCTTGAGAGAGTGTTCCGCACCAACATCTTCTCTCAGTTTTTCTTGGTCAA gtATGCGGTGAAGCACATGAAGGAAGGAAGCAGTATCATCAACACGACGTCGGTTGTTGCATACAAAGGTAGCTCGAGCTTGCTAGAGTACGCCTCTACAAAAGGAGCTATTGTTTCCTTCACACGTGCGTTGGCTCTTCAGCTCGCATCAAAGGGCATACGTGTCAACGGAGTAGCTCCAGGCCCGGTGTGGACTCCACTCATAACAGCTTCCTTCTCTGAAGAAGCGATCAAACAGTTCGGGTCAGAGACGCCGATGAAAAGAGCCGCTCAGCCTGTGGAAGTTGCTCCTTCTTACGTCTTCTTGGCTTGTGAACATTTCTCTTCTTACTACACCGGCCAGATCCTCCATCCAAACG
- the LOC108860008 gene encoding cyclin-P3-1 isoform X2: METSKNSTYSSLFQWLGLIEDYDQPSDSTLPRVITLLASVLGKMIQKNEKPFHTRHSKEGEITMFHGSRAPSMTIHRYTERVYRYAHCSPACFVAAFAYILRYLEIPSMSRRLTSLNVHRLLITSLLVAAKFLERKCHNNAYYAKIGGVSTEEMNRLERTFLFDLDFRVNITTEVFEKHCLMLQGETVPCHSRKLRTVVGEINGKETNKKWI; the protein is encoded by the exons ATGGAAACTTCTAAAAACTCCACCTACTCATCGCTCTTCCAATGGTTAGGTCTTATAGAAGATTATGATCAGCCTTCTGACTCTACCCTTCCTAGAGTCATCACCCTTCTCGCTTCGGTTCTTGGGAAGATGATTCAAAAGAATGAAAAGCCATTCCACACAAGACACAGCAA GGAGGGAGAGATCACTATGTTCCATGGATCAAGAGCACCATCGATGACCATTCATCGTTACACAGAGAGAGTCTATAGGTACGCTCATTGTAGCCCTGCGTGCTTCGTAGCAGCCTTTGCTTACATCCTGAGGTATCTAGAGATACCAAGCATGAGTCGTCGTCTCACATCACTTAACGTTCATCGCCTTCTCATTACCAGTCTCTTGGTCGCAGCCAAATTCTTGGAGCGCAA GTGTCATAACAATGCGTATTATGCAAAAATAGGAGGAGTGAGCACAGAGGAGATGAATAGGCTGGAGAGGACGTTCTTGTTCGATCTTGATTTTAGAGTAAATATTACAACAGAGGTGTTTGAGAAACACTGTCTCATGTTGCAGGGAGAAACGGTGCCTTGTCACTCGAGAAAACTTAGAACAGTTGTTGGAGAG ATCAATGGAAAAGAAACGAACAAGAAGTGGATCTAA
- the LOC108863123 gene encoding filament-like plant protein 3 translates to MDRRSWLWRRKSSEKSPGETESTGSLSSHSERFSDDQRSHSPELISKPVTREQEEVEEEEEATADIKILTERLSAALLNVSLKDDLAKQHAKVAEEAVAGWEKAENEAAALKQQLDASVSKVSALEDRNTHLDSALKECVRQLWQGREEQNQKIEEAVNEKRSEWEAAKSELESRIEELQDRLGTASVQEEDLYPKLEALEKENSALKVQLLSKSEEVKIRTLERDLSTQAAESASKQQLEGIKKLTKLEAECRKLRVMVQRSVNKSSVDNQSDYSGRFSFSDNEVQSPTQRSVGKSSMAPSVDIGLMDDFLEMEKLAARQPSEPGRKHSESKPDAQSRQLKHELETSLQRVSELEEKVEMVEVEKLQLEMALNESKEQVETLQSRVMETEEKLKKLEPKAQGLELSLDESRKQIHDLQRQLNRTQVDMSKLETTRAENNDLELLLSESGSQIQDLQKQLNKAQVNLSELETMRAEKLELTICLNGTQKQLETSQSRLKETERKLTELQTLLRLTKDAREAAEVGVKAANAKAEAVESRLRDVEAEAESLVLKIESLEESIEKERVLSAKHISKCEELQDEISKLKHELEYHGEAEHEPNHVRAFDDDYTLKQEKELAVAASKFAECQRTIASLGQRLQSLATFDDFLIEP, encoded by the exons ATGGACCGGAGGAGCTGGTTATGGCGGAGGAAGTCTTCTGAGAAAAGTCCTGGAGAGACAGAGAGCACAggctctctctcttctcattCTGAAAGATTCTCAGACGATCAG AGATCTCACTCACCGGAATTAATATCTAAACCTGTCACaagagaacaagaagaagttgaagaagaagaagaggcaaCGGCTGATATCAAGATTCTAACGGAGAGGCTCTCTGCAGCTCTTTTAAACGTCAGTTTAAAAGACGACCTCGCCAAGCAGCATGCCAAAGTTGCAGAGGAAGCTGTGGCGGGTTGGGAGAAGGCAGAGAACGAAGCCGCGGCTCTGAAGCAACAGCTTGATGCTTCTGTGAGCAAAGTCTCTGCTCTTGAGGATCGAAACACTCATCTCGACAGTGCACTCAAGGAATGCGTGAGGCAACTCTGGCAAGGAAGAGAAGAGCAGAACCAGAAGATCGAAGAAGCAGTAAACGAGAAACGCTCAGAGTGGGAAGCTGCAAAATCTGAACTCGAATCCCGAATAGAGGAGCTTCAGGACAGACTTGGAACTGCTTCGGTTCAGGAAGAAGATCTTTACCCGAAACTAGAGGCGTTGGAGAAAGAGAACTCGGCTTTGAAGGTACAACTACTCTCGAAATCAGAAGAGGTCAAGATAAGAACTCTTGAGAGGGACTTGAGCACTCAGGCTGCTGAATCCGCCAGTAAGCAGCAGCTTGAAGGGATTAAAAAGTTGACTAAACTCGAAGCGGAGTGCAGGAAACTGAGAGTCATGGTTCAGAGATCTGTCAACAAGTCTTCTGTAGATAATCAGTCAGACTACTCAGGGAGATTCTCTTTTAGTGATAATGAAGTGCAGAGTCCTACACAGAGATCTGTTGGGAAGAGTTCAATGGCTCCTTCAGTAGATATCGGTTTAATGGATGATTTTCTTGAGATGGAAAAGCTAGCTGCTCGGCAACCTTCTGAACCGGGAAGAAAACACTCAGAGAGTAAACCTGATGCACAATCAAGGCAGCTAAAACATGAACTTGAAACCTCACTTCAGAGAGTTTCTGAGTTAGAGGAAAAAGTAGAGATGGTAGAGGTGGAGAAACTGCAGCTGGAGATGGCTTTGAATGAGTCCAAAGAGCAAGTGGAGACACTGCAGAGTCGAGTGATGGAGACAGAGGAGAAGCTGAAGAAACTGGAACCAAAAGCTCAAGGTCTAGAGCTGTCTTTGGATGAATCTAGAAAGCAGATTCATGATCTTCAAAGACAGCTAAACAGAACACAAGTGGATATGTCAAAACTAGAGACTACGAGAGCAGAAAACAATGATCTAGAGCTGTTGTTGAGTGAATCCGGAAGTCAAATTCAGGATCTTCAAAAGCAGCTAAACAAAGCACAAGTGAATCTATCAGAGCTAGAGACTATGAGAGCAGAAAAGCTGGAGCTGACCATATGTTTAAACGGGACACAGAAGCAGCTAGAGACATCGCAAAGTCGGCTAAaggaaacagagagaaagttAACAGAGCTTCAAACTCTTCTGCGTCTAACAAAGGATGCAAGAGAAGCTGCTGAGGTTGGTGTAAAAGCTGCAAACGCGAAAGCAGAAGCTGTTGAGTCAAGACTCAGAGACGTGGAAGCAGAAGCGGAATCTTTGGTCTTGAAGATCGAATCATTGGAAGAGAGTATAGAAAAGGAACGCGTGTTATCAGCAAAACACATTTCAAAGTGCGAAGAGCTGCAAGATGAGATCTCAAAACTAAAACACGAACTTGAGTATCATGGTGAAGCAGAGCATGAGCCTAATCATGTGAGAGCTTTTGATGATGATTATACGCTGAAGCAG GAGAAGGAACTAGCAGTGGCTGCCTCAAAATTTGCAGAGTGCCAGAGAACTATTGCTTCACTGGGTCAGAGATTACAGTCACTTGCTACATTTGATGATTTCTTGATTGAACCTTGA
- the LOC108860008 gene encoding cyclin-P3-1 isoform X3, translating to METSKNSTYSSLFQWLGLIEDYDQPSDSTLPRVITLLASVLGKMIQKNEKPFHTRHSKEGEITMFHGSRAPSMTIHRYTERVYRYAHCSPACFVAAFAYILRYLEIPSMSRRLTSLNVHRLLITSLLVAAKFLERKCHNNAYYAKIGGVSTEEMNRLERTFLFDLDFRVNITTEVFEKHCLMLQGETVPCHSRKLRTVVGEVTCSCQAI from the exons ATGGAAACTTCTAAAAACTCCACCTACTCATCGCTCTTCCAATGGTTAGGTCTTATAGAAGATTATGATCAGCCTTCTGACTCTACCCTTCCTAGAGTCATCACCCTTCTCGCTTCGGTTCTTGGGAAGATGATTCAAAAGAATGAAAAGCCATTCCACACAAGACACAGCAA GGAGGGAGAGATCACTATGTTCCATGGATCAAGAGCACCATCGATGACCATTCATCGTTACACAGAGAGAGTCTATAGGTACGCTCATTGTAGCCCTGCGTGCTTCGTAGCAGCCTTTGCTTACATCCTGAGGTATCTAGAGATACCAAGCATGAGTCGTCGTCTCACATCACTTAACGTTCATCGCCTTCTCATTACCAGTCTCTTGGTCGCAGCCAAATTCTTGGAGCGCAA GTGTCATAACAATGCGTATTATGCAAAAATAGGAGGAGTGAGCACAGAGGAGATGAATAGGCTGGAGAGGACGTTCTTGTTCGATCTTGATTTTAGAGTAAATATTACAACAGAGGTGTTTGAGAAACACTGTCTCATGTTGCAGGGAGAAACGGTGCCTTGTCACTCGAGAAAACTTAGAACAGTTGTTGGAGAGGTAACTTGTAGCTGCCAAGCGATCTAA
- the LOC108860008 gene encoding cyclin-P3-1 isoform X1, protein METSKNSTYSSLFQWLGLIEDYDQPSDSTLPRVITLLASVLGKMIQKNEKPFHTRHSKEGEITMFHGSRAPSMTIHRYTERVYRYAHCSPACFVAAFAYILRYLEIPSMSRRLTSLNVHRLLITSLLVAAKFLERKCHNNAYYAKIGGVSTEEMNRLERTFLFDLDFRVNITTEVFEKHCLMLQGETVPCHSRKLRTVVGEKQINGKETNKKWI, encoded by the exons ATGGAAACTTCTAAAAACTCCACCTACTCATCGCTCTTCCAATGGTTAGGTCTTATAGAAGATTATGATCAGCCTTCTGACTCTACCCTTCCTAGAGTCATCACCCTTCTCGCTTCGGTTCTTGGGAAGATGATTCAAAAGAATGAAAAGCCATTCCACACAAGACACAGCAA GGAGGGAGAGATCACTATGTTCCATGGATCAAGAGCACCATCGATGACCATTCATCGTTACACAGAGAGAGTCTATAGGTACGCTCATTGTAGCCCTGCGTGCTTCGTAGCAGCCTTTGCTTACATCCTGAGGTATCTAGAGATACCAAGCATGAGTCGTCGTCTCACATCACTTAACGTTCATCGCCTTCTCATTACCAGTCTCTTGGTCGCAGCCAAATTCTTGGAGCGCAA GTGTCATAACAATGCGTATTATGCAAAAATAGGAGGAGTGAGCACAGAGGAGATGAATAGGCTGGAGAGGACGTTCTTGTTCGATCTTGATTTTAGAGTAAATATTACAACAGAGGTGTTTGAGAAACACTGTCTCATGTTGCAGGGAGAAACGGTGCCTTGTCACTCGAGAAAACTTAGAACAGTTGTTGGAGAG AAACAGATCAATGGAAAAGAAACGAACAAGAAGTGGATCTAA